The nucleotide window ATCATCACCAAGATAGAGTTCCTCGGCTGGAAAGGCCACACTCTGGAGGGCTTTGAGAAATCTAAGGAGCTCATAAGCTTCGCGCACGTCATACCTCTCACCGATGAGATAGCAGATATTGCTATCGAACTCCGGAGAAAGGTTAAAGTAAAGCTCCCCGATGCTGTTATAGCGGCCACTGCATTGAGGCACAACCTCACGCTTGTTACAAAGAACGTTAAGGATTTTGAGAAAATTGAAGGACTGAGGATATACAACCCCTTCGAAAAGGTTGATAAGAGGTGTTAGCTCTCCATTTGCCTTTTTTATTCCGATTTCGATGCCCTTGGCTATGGCCTCTTTCATTCTCGCCTCCTGGAGCTTCAGTTTGAGTTGTTCTCTCCCGTGCCTGAGCCAGAGTAGAACTATCGCAGTAATCCCCCAGAAAACATAGCCGAGCCATGGTACGAACATCGTCATTCCTGTCGAGAAAAGCGCCATTCCTAAGGTTATGGATATCATATACTTGAAGCTCCTCTCGATGGCCTCTTCCAGCTCATAAAGTGGTGGTTCTGCCTTTTTGATAATATTTCCAGGCCAGCCGACCCACTCCGCATAGAACAGGGGAATAACGCCACCGAGCATTAGATAGACCCCCATTTGAAAAATGTCCATTTCCCTCCTCTAGGCGGGCATAATAATTGGAAAGTGGAACTCCTGCCGTTGTCTTTAGGGGGAAAGTGAGAGTCTCATCGCGGCTCTTCGGTAAACTGGGTCGGTGAAGTAGTACACCCCTGCATCTTCGTCCTTCTGCACAATAAAGAGCCCCTCGCTTAGTGTCGAGAGCAACCTGCTCAGTGTATCCTCAGATATTCCCGTCTGAGCCATGTCCCTCCAAGATGCACCCAGTGCCAGCAGTTTGACAACGGCCCTCGCCTTTGGGCTCCTCCCCTCCAAAAGATGCTCCAGCTCCCTCGCGGCCTCTTTGACGGCCTCATCAATCGTAGTCTTCAGCGCAAGGCGGTGGTCTTTCTCTATGTACCTTTTGACGCCGTAGAGGTTCAGCCAGCCGGGTAAAGTGCCGAGCTCCCTAACGGCTTCCCTGATTTCCCAGTCCTGATACTCTATACCAAGCCTTTTAAAGCCCGTCCTGAGGAATTGCTCCGCGACGGTTTCTTTCCAGGGTGCGAGCCTTATCTCTATTGGAGGGCGTCCAAAGAGGGCTTCCCCATAAGTTGCATCGAAGAGCTTCTTTACGACTCCGGAATAGGAGCCGGTGAAGATGACGAGAAGGGAGTGGTTCTCATTGAAGGCCGAGCCCAGGGCCCTCAGAAAGTGCCTAATCCCCTGATGAATGCTCTGAACTTCGTCGAGAATGAGGATCGTGTTATTAAGTTTAAAAAGGGCATCTGAAAGGGCTCTCTTAGCGGAGACGCTTTTCTTCAGCTTGATTGAAAACCCGGCCCCTTTTGCCGACGCCGAGACCTCGGAGAGGTATTCTGACAGGGTGTCTATTATGGACTTTGGCAGTCTTCCAAGTATCTTCTCGGCAGCCTCCCTGAATGTCTCGGTGTCCCTCAAGTCCACAAAAATCACCTTGTAACCATTGTTCCTCGCGAAGGTGTTCGCACCGGCCAAAGCGAGACTCGTTTTTCCCACCATTCTCGGTCCGAGGATGGAGACCCAACTTCCGGCGTTCAGTGCTCGGAGCAGTTTTTCAACCTCTTTCTCTCTTCCGAAGAGCTGTTCGGGCCTTTTCCTTGGTCTCTGGTCAAAGAAGATTTCTCCCCTTGGCATCGATACCCCCCGAAGTACTTCGGGGGGTAGCCCCCTTTAAATCTTTCGTCGAGTGGTTGAGGATAAACAGAAAAAACGAACGGCTTAAATCTTGATCGAGATTTCAGCTTTGTCGCTCTTTTTGAGCTGGATTGCGAAGAGGGCCTTTCTGATAGATTTCTTCCTGAGGAAGAAGATAACTGTCAATATAAACCCCAGCAGGGACCCAATTGATGAAACGAATATTAACAACCAGAACAGAGACCAGTTCTTTATCACCACCGTTCCTGTTGCAATACCGAATTCAATGAACGCTGTCCATATTCCAAGTAGCAACCAACTTATCAAAGCAGTATTCAACCCCTCATTGACATAAGGGATGCACTCGGAATAGGCAGCCCTAATAATCTCTATGTCCGAAACGTCTTTATTCCTATTGTCTCTGGTGTAAGCTTCAACGAATCTGTCTGGGTCTGCATGAATAAAGAATGCCATGATAAGGCCAAGGAACAGAATGCCGATTCCAACTGCCACACCGCTCATTCCCACAATTGTTCCCCAAGAGCTTTTGTTAAGATCAATGGCCAGAATTGTTGCTCCAACTCCAAAACCAAAAGAGATTACAAGAAACGCAATCTAGGGTTTTACATCAGCGTCCCAACCTTTTATTCGACTTACTATCTCCTCAACGTTTCGTCCTGCCTTGACTTCCATCTCCCTCCTCCCTCCGGGTATTTATGTATTTCCCTCCTCCCGGAGGGTATAATACTGGGCGAAGGGGTTAAATACCGCCTGCCCAAATGTTAACTCGGTGGGAAAGGTGGAGATAGTTATACCCGATGACGTTCTCGTATCCATGAAGCTCCCGAAGTCTGAGGTGGAGAGAGAGTTAAAGCTTGAGCTGGCGGTGATTCTCTACTCGCGGGGAGTGCTATCTCTCGGGAAGGCGGCCAAACTTGCGGGGATTACGAAGAGGGAGTTTTTGGAGGAGCTTGCAAGGAGAAAAATCCCGAGGCACTACACCGAGAGAGAGCTTGAGGAGGATTTGGACTTTGCCCGTGGTTAGCGGCTCCACTCCGCTGATTCACCTCGCCAAGATCAGGAAGCTTGAACTCCTGAGGGAGTTCCTTGGAGAGGTTCTCATTCCAGAGGCGGTTTACAGGGAGTGCGTGATTGAGGGCAAGGGTTCGGAAGATGCGAAACTCATCGAAAACGCCGGCTGGATCCGGGTTGAGAGGATACGCGACGAGAGACTTAAGAAGTCCCTCATGATCGAGCTCGACGAGGGCGAGAGCGAGGCAATAGTCCTGGCGATTGAAAAAGGGGCTGAGATGCTTTTGATGGACGACTACGATGGCAGGGAGATTGCCAGGGCTTTGGGGTTGAAAACCACCGGCACAATTGGAATCCTTCTGCGGGCGAAAATTGAAGGGCGGATTGAGGGCATAAAAGATGAGCTTGATAACCTTAAGGAAACGGGTTTCTGGCTGAGCGAGGAGCTTTACGGGAGAATATTGAAGGAAGTTGGGGAGACTAAATCCTGATTGATATCTCAGCTCTGTTGCTCTTCTTGAGCTGGATGGTTAGGGCAGTGGGTATAAAAAGCCGGGCGTTTTCTTGAGAGGATAAAACGAGCATTGTAGGAGATTGACAGTGGAAAATAAAGCCTCCGCCCTTAATGAATCCCCCCGAGAGTGGAGGTCAGATTTAAAGGCTTCATCGAGAATATCCTTCTCTTCGGCTCCTACGCGGGGAGTGCGAGAGGAGTTTGATGTGGACATTCTCAGTGTAGGTGACATTGATTTTGACGAGCTCATGGAGGTTGTGAGAGATATCCTCCCCGAATACGGAGAGCTGATAAGTCTGATAGTCATAAAGCCGGAGGAGTTTAAAAGAAGGGAGAATAGCTCCATAAGGGCGATTTTAAGTGGGGAAAGGTGCTCTACTCCACAATCTCCACCCTATAGACCTTCCTCGGGTTCTCAACGTGAATCTTGTAGACGTCCTCCTCGGTAAAGAGGCCGTTCTGGAGGAATGCCTTAGTTCTCTTCGGCACGGTCTTCGGCCCGAGAACTGCACCCGGTCTTCTCTTGTCGTCTATGTAGTCCGTCTCCATCATGAAGCGGTTCCCCTGCTCTATTGCCTCTTTGATGTTCTTCTTGCTCGCGATGATGCTCGGGAAGACTCCGACCTCTTCTGCCACCTTCACGAGGGGCGGGGAGAAGTGCTTGACGACCTTGTACGGCTTTATTCCGACCTCTTTAACGTACTTCCCAAGCTCGCGGAACTTCTCTTCGTCGAAGCTCTCGGTGTGGAGCTGAACCGCGCAGTCTGCCTCTTTGGCCAGAGTCATTCCATACTTCATCAGCTCGATGCTGGCATTCCAGATTTCCTCGCTTACCTCGTAGTGGGGCCTGCCTATCTCGCCTATGGCTATGGCCTTCCCCTCAAGGCACAGTTTTTGAGCGTATTCGAGGGCCTTTATGACCTCTTTTTTGGCATAGCTTAATCCTTTCTGCTCCGCCAAATAGACGAACTCCGCAGGGTGAACACCAACGACGGCGTAGGCCTTGACAGGTGTCTCTTTGTTAATCCTCTCAACCAGCTCGATGTGAAAGTCCATCGCCTTCATGAAGTCCTCCGCTTTCAGCCCGGGGAAGCCGTAGTCGTGGGCCGTCTTATAGACAACGACGAGATGCGTTCCTCCGGCGCGGTGGAACTGCTTGACCGCCTCAAGGAAGAGGCCCTTGTAGGGGTCAACGTGGAAGTGGTCGTCCCAGATTATCATACTCTCACCTCAGGACTGGTAAACTTCTATGATTTCGCCCTCTTTGACCTTTAGAGCTCCCTCGAGGATCAGGGCCGCTTCATCGTGCTCCACGACGAAATCCACCTTCCTGTTCCGGATGTGTATCTCCCTCACGAGCGCTATTCCCCCACCCTTGAGCTTGTAGCCTGGGTATATGACGCCCTCAAGCACAACGCCGCCCAGGACCTGCTTTCCGAGGACGTAGG belongs to Thermococcus camini and includes:
- a CDS encoding type II toxin-antitoxin system VapC family toxin — its product is MPEEELPKVEEILRKSFNVSIITKIEFLGWKGHTLEGFEKSKELISFAHVIPLTDEIADIAIELRRKVKVKLPDAVIAATALRHNLTLVTKNVKDFEKIEGLRIYNPFEKVDKRC
- a CDS encoding UPF0175 family protein → MGKVEIVIPDDVLVSMKLPKSEVERELKLELAVILYSRGVLSLGKAAKLAGITKREFLEELARRKIPRHYTERELEEDLDFARG
- the pbp11 gene encoding tRNA-binding protein Pbp11; translated protein: MGILDRLFGRGRKWGDVQIVSRKPAGRFQVVGVTYVLGKQVLGGVVLEGVIYPGYKLKGGGIALVREIHIRNRKVDFVVEHDEAALILEGALKVKEGEIIEVYQS
- a CDS encoding TatD family hydrolase, with protein sequence MIIWDDHFHVDPYKGLFLEAVKQFHRAGGTHLVVVYKTAHDYGFPGLKAEDFMKAMDFHIELVERINKETPVKAYAVVGVHPAEFVYLAEQKGLSYAKKEVIKALEYAQKLCLEGKAIAIGEIGRPHYEVSEEIWNASIELMKYGMTLAKEADCAVQLHTESFDEEKFRELGKYVKEVGIKPYKVVKHFSPPLVKVAEEVGVFPSIIASKKNIKEAIEQGNRFMMETDYIDDKRRPGAVLGPKTVPKRTKAFLQNGLFTEEDVYKIHVENPRKVYRVEIVE
- a CDS encoding DUF3368 domain-containing protein — translated: MVSGSTPLIHLAKIRKLELLREFLGEVLIPEAVYRECVIEGKGSEDAKLIENAGWIRVERIRDERLKKSLMIELDEGESEAIVLAIEKGAEMLLMDDYDGREIARALGLKTTGTIGILLRAKIEGRIEGIKDELDNLKETGFWLSEELYGRILKEVGETKS
- a CDS encoding AAA family ATPase, with product MPRGEIFFDQRPRKRPEQLFGREKEVEKLLRALNAGSWVSILGPRMVGKTSLALAGANTFARNNGYKVIFVDLRDTETFREAAEKILGRLPKSIIDTLSEYLSEVSASAKGAGFSIKLKKSVSAKRALSDALFKLNNTILILDEVQSIHQGIRHFLRALGSAFNENHSLLVIFTGSYSGVVKKLFDATYGEALFGRPPIEIRLAPWKETVAEQFLRTGFKRLGIEYQDWEIREAVRELGTLPGWLNLYGVKRYIEKDHRLALKTTIDEAVKEAARELEHLLEGRSPKARAVVKLLALGASWRDMAQTGISEDTLSRLLSTLSEGLFIVQKDEDAGVYYFTDPVYRRAAMRLSLSP